Proteins co-encoded in one Schistocerca cancellata isolate TAMUIC-IGC-003103 chromosome 5, iqSchCanc2.1, whole genome shotgun sequence genomic window:
- the LOC126188790 gene encoding circumsporozoite protein-like yields the protein MGRPGGGGEHRQAATARTGRRRPGGNGEHRQAATKRRRGPAGGDQAAAASTGRRRRRTPAGGDQAAAASTGRRRRRGPAGGDQAAMASTGKRRPNGGEDRQAATRRRRRAPAGGGGEHRQAATRRRRRAPAGGDGEGRHGATRRGRRAPAGGGGEDRQAATRRRRRAPAGGGGEDRQMMQPALDPATCGPVSPLPHPDPEDLHPLPQPAPAGQQTSFNDGPLYAAAYQGAAIPHPDSIAGDEKFSATHNSGPISNLRAADNEMGFLVVRSGGQFIFSIGV from the exons ATGGGGCGACCAGGCGGGGGCGGCGAGCACCGAcaggcggcgacggcgaggaccggcaggcggcgaccaggcggcaatggcgagcaccggcaggcggcgaccaaacggcggcgaggaccggcaggcggcgaccaggcggcggcggcgagcaccggcaggcggcggcggcgaacaccggcaggcggcgaccaggcggcggcggcgagcaccggcaggcggcgacggcgagggccggcaggcggcgaccaggcggcaatGGCGAGCACCGGCaagcggcgaccaaacggcggcgaggaccggcaggcggcgaccaggcggcggcggcgagcaccggcaggcggcggcggcgagcaccggcaggcggcgaccaggcggcggcggcgagcaccggcaggcggcgacggcgagggCCGGCATGGGGCGACCAGGCGggggcggcgagcaccggcaggcggcggcggcgaggaccggcaggcggcgaccaggcggcggcggcgagcaccggcaggcggcggcggcgaggaccggcag ATGATGCAGCCTGCACTCGATCCGGCGACCTGCGGTCCTGTGTCGCCACTACCTCACCCCGACCCCGAGGACCTGCACCCGTTGCCTCAGCCAGCACCAGCTGGACAACAGACGTCCTTCAATGATGGTCCACTCTACGCTGCAGCCTACCAAGGCGCTGCCATTCCACATCCTGACTCCATTGCAG GTGATGAAAAGTTCAGTGCCACGCACAACTCTGGACCAATCAGCAACCTCCGCGCCGCCGACAATGAGATGGGCTTCCTTGTTGTGAGAAGTGGAGGCCAGTTCATTTTCAGCATTGGTGTGTGA